TGGGAGCTCAGGATCGTTGAGCACGAGAACTAGGCATCACGAGAAAGCGGCACCCACAAAAGCTCAAGGGGTGGGTCTAACCGGGTGCCTGAGAGGGGCGGAGTTCCTGAGCTGCCGCGGTGCATCACGGGAGCCCACGCGCCAGACCGGTCCGGGAGGACTGGGGAGCCGGGGGCAGCGCCCGCCAGGCAGGCCCTCACCAGTGCGCATGCGTGGCTTTCAAGCGCCGGCCCGTACTCCAGCTTGCTGAAGATCTCCCCGGCGCGAGTCGCAGCCATAGTCTGCTCCGACGGCTTTTCGCCACGGACTGCGAGGCACTCTGCGAGAGGGAACCTGAAGGGCCAAAGGGCGGCACCGCCCCCTCACGCCCAGGAGGCGGGACTAACGGATAATTGAGGCGGAGCTACAGTCTAGATTTAATAAGCCCcgccctcttcccctgccttaGGGTGCGGCGGTCTTGCTCAGAGGCCGACGCTGGGAAAATCGATTGGGGCATGCGTACTCTTCAAGGCGGGGGTAGGCGGAGACCCGAGATGTGGGCGCCCAGCAAATAGGGGTGTCCGGATTTGGGAGGGCGGATGCATGGGCGTCTTCCCATCACTCCATTTATTCTGGAGACAAGCAGTGTAGCTTTTAGTCTGAAATGCATTTATTAGGGAACCGAATCTAGCTCCAAGAGGAAACGATAGCGTCTTTAAAACGATACTGAGATTAAGACTTTGAAAGTGTGACGCTTTTCCTCGTACACGAATTTGGCCGGAAGTGGCTGTCGGGAAGGAGCAGAAGTGTGGCATTTAGAAATCAAAGTCTATGGTCGAGGCGGGAGGGCAGCCTCAGATTTCATTTTTGATTGGGCAGTGCGGGAGGCGTGGCTTAGGGCCTCGAATATAATTGGTCGGTAGTGGAACGCGCTTGCAAGTTTGCGATTAAGGGTTCGGGTAGTCGGAAGTGTGGCGTACTCCAGGCCGTGGGCACGCTGAAACCGGAAGTGTGGCTCTCGTTTATACATTTGGCACGTAGGACCCCGAGTTCTGCTAGAAGTATTGGTTCCCAAAGGATTTGATCACGGTTTGGGGTCGGAATGGAATTGTAGTCTCAGATCAGATTCTTAAGTTTTCAGACAAATTAGTGGATATCGGTTGGGGGGTCGAGAGCGGGTCCCGGGGAATCCGGGGTCTTCACGTCGGGGTTGCTGGGGACGCCTAGGTCTTTTTCCCAGGAGAATGGCGGACTCGAAGCTGCTGGTGCCGGAGCTAAGCGAGGCAGAGACGGTGGGCGCTGAGACTGCGCGCTTCGAGGAGTTGCTGCTGCAGGTGCGGACTGACCAGACTCAAGGGTCCCAGGATTTTTGTGCTCGGAGATGCGACTACAATTCCCAGAATGCACTCAGGCGACAACAGGGCCTTCGGGAAGTGTAGCTGCTTGGCTCCAAGTTTTCTAGGCtctggaagaaatgggaatgggATGGGGGTTGTTCTTAGGGATCCTCGAAGGAGGAAGGGAACCTAGTATATCTTATTCCCTGCGTTATCCATAGCTCTCATGCTTAagtggtgctcagtaaatatttgaggaataaatgaaggGTTTGAGGGCACAAACTCCAATCCTGGAGATGGTGTTCCTTCACACAGGCCTCCAAGGAGCTCCAGCAAGCCCAGACAAGCAGACCAGAGTCTACCCAGATCCAACCTCAGCCTGGTGagaaagacagaaacagagagggatggaatctggaagagaagggcagACACCAGGGTCAGAGGAcacagaaaggaggaaggaacaaGACACAATAAAGGGGTATAGAGGcctgggtgggggggtggagggtctgagcagagacccagagagaggAGGGGTGGGCCAAGAGCAAGAGTGGGCAGGGGGACAGACAGGAAGAGGGTTAGCGATCTTGGGAACAGACCCAAACAGAGGAGAacagcaaaagaaggaaaagaaagggacagagactAGAGAGGGTGGGCAGAGACCAAGATCCACTCAGAGATAGCTGGACAGGACAAATCCTCTCTCACCAGGTTTCTGCATAAAGACCAGTTCATCAGAAGGGAAGGTTTTCATCAACATCTGTCACTCCCCTTCCATCCCTCCTCCGGCTGACATGACCGAGGATGAGCTGCTTCAAATGCTGGAGCAGGACCAAGCCGGTTTTCGTATCCCTATGAGTCTGGGAGAGCCTCATGCCGAACTGGATGCAAGTCAGTGTCCTCGGGGGACCCCGGAGTCTAGGTCCCCAGGCCCCTACTCCTTCCGGACTCGGAAATCTGGTTTCCCCCGATCTGTCTCTTCTCTTTGTCCTATCGTGATGCTCTGCTCTATGCTAGGCCTATTCGCTGCTGAGTTCCAGAGCTTCATCTCCCTCTTTCATCTCTGTTTCTCCTGTCTGTCCCTGTAGCCCTGTCCTTTCAGTCTACACGTGTCCCCTGAAGCTTCCTGGGGACAAAGCCTTGGGCAGAGCTCTGGAGAATAAGAACTTGACAATCATAGTATCTACCCTTGAGAAACTCCCTCCCAGTCTTCGGCTGGCGGGAATGGGGTAGGGTGGGGATACAATTCCAATATGGTGTTTTCCCTGCTACACTGGAAGGGGCACCTCGCACAGCCCCGGGAGACCCTTCTTCCACGCGGAGGGGTCAGGGAAGGCTCCCCGGAAGAGATGTCTAACGAGCTCTGAAACAGCTGGAGGAGTTCGTCCAGCAGACAGCAGAGGGCTCAGGCAGAGGGGACAGAGGGGCCCAGAGGGCAGGGAGAATGATTGGATTGGACCAGCCAGTAACTGAAGTGATTGGAAGACGATTTAAAGAACCAGGGGTTTTAGAGGAGAAAAGCGTTTCTCTCGAGGAGGTGGGAGGCCTCCAACACCAGGCCGAGGGGCCGGGACCTTCAGCCGGGGGTGATGGGGAGTCTCAGGAGGGATGGGCGTAGAAGCGGGGCCAGCCTGGGGGACTTGGTGGGGACGGACAGGCTGAGGGGGCCCTGAGGCCGAAGGAGACTGGTATGCGAGTCCCCGCTAGCGAGGACCTGCCCGAGCCCTGGCTTCCTAATCGCCTGTGGGTCTCGCTGGCTCTTGCTGCTGCTTGACCCTCAGTGGTTTTTTTCCTTGCCTGTGCCTGGGTGGTGGGGTACCTGCTGAGGGCAGGGGCCTTATCCCCGCTCTCTCCCCGCAGAAGGCCAGGGCTGTACTGCCTACGACGTGGCTGTCAACAGTGACTTCTACCGGCGGATGCAGGTTGGGGGCGGGGCTGTGGGGGAGGCCTGGGCCGGGGCCTCTCCCAGCTCCCCGCAGCCCCCCGcatctctcctcccttctctcgCCCCTAGAACAGCGATTTCTTGCGCGAGCTCGTTATCACTATTGCCAGGGAGGGCCTTGAGGACAAATACAGCGTGCACCTGAATCCAGGTGAGGGGCGGGGTCAGGGCCACCGGGGAGGCGGGGCGGGCGTGGGCCACCTGGAGGCGGGACCAGGCTGAGGCTTCTAAGGAGGGGCGGGGTCTGGGCCGGAGCTCTCCCAGGCGGCGGATTTTATTGGGGGAAAGCCGCGCGAGGGGCGGGGCTACAGTAGGCGGGTTTCCTAGAGCCGAGCTTAGGGGCGTGGCCGGGCCGGCGTGCAGGGCTGGAGCCTCGATTGCGAGGCCTCCTGAAGGGGCGAAGGGAGCCCAGTGGGGGGGGGCACCCTTGACCGTGGGCTCCCCCCACTGCAGAATGGCGCATATTGAAGAACCGGCCTTTCCTGGGCTCCATCTCACAGCAGAACATCCGCTCCCAGCAGCGCCCTCGGATCCAGGAGCTGGGGGACCTCCACACGCAGGACGCCTCCTCTCCGGCAGCTCAGGAGGGGTGGGCCTTCAGGGGACCCCACATGTCTGCCCGTCGCTCTTCTgaatcccctccccaccccccaccatctCAATCTTCCCTTCCCACTCAGCCTGGACCCTGGAAACCCAGGGAAGAGAGAAGCAGAGCCCCTGGCTGGGAAGGCTTTGCCTAGCAGAGACTTGGCAGCCGCCCTCCAACCTGGGTCTCGttcccctgcagccctgagaaGCCTCACCTGAACCTCTGGCTGGAAGCCCCTGACCTCCTCTTGGCCGAAATTGACTTCCCCAAACTGGTGAGTGCCCAGTCCACCAGAGCAGGAAGTCCGGGAAGGTCGGGGGTCTTCCCCCCGGGGCTTCGGCCAGACCCCTTGCCTTGTGAGCCTGGCCAGTGCCGCTTTCTGAGCACAAGAGCCTCCTCTCTTCCGCCATCGGGCCATCAGGCCACCCTTTTCTGCTGCCCCTAGGTAAGCACTCCACCCAGGGGACCTGTAACTCCTGTCCTCTGCCGTTTTCCTGGAAGATTGGATCTTTTCATTGCAGTGTCCCTACACCGAGCTGCTCTGCCTGGCCCACGTTATTATGGTCACTTTGCTGGGGCAGGGGGGCGGTGGTGGCTGATTCCACCACTTCCCTAGGATGGAGCCTTGGGGCTGTCGCTGGAGATCGGGGAGAACCGTCTGGTGGTGGGGGGCCCCCAGCAGCTATACCACCTGGACACCTACATCCCCCTGCGGATCAACTCTGAGGAGAGCAAAGCCGCTTTCCACAGGAAGAGAAAGGTACATGGggtggcgtgtgtgtgtgtgactgtgtgcaGGGAagtgggagggtggggtggggacaggactCCATGTCTGAGGGAGGAGAGGATGGGAGCCTGCACCCTCTGGTctgaggggggaggggcagggtccTGAGTCCtcatcccttttctttccctcagCAATTGTTGGTGGCAATGCCCCTTTTGTCAGTGCCTTCTTGACCGGATGTCTCCCAGTGCTTCTGAGAGTGGAGAAGAGGCTGTTGGCTTTTCTAAGATGAATTTGAATAAaagatttttgtctttgttctGTGTCTGGCTGGGGGTAGATGGGCATGGAGTGAGGGAAGAGGGACATTGGGCTGTGGCACTAGAGTCCCACAGAGAACTTAGCCCTGACTCAGGCCTTGTCCTCCCCATCTGGGACCCTTCCCAGCCTCCTCTCTGGCCTCATGGCCTCCAAGctctcccttcccccccccccatgtgaCCTACAGCTCTCAGCCCTCTCGTGGCACCCCAGGGGCCACTGAGGAGGTCCAAACCCCTCCGCCTGACACTCAAAGTCAGGGGGCTGGCCCCCTCACCTCTTCATCTCTGACCAGTCAGGGAGCAGCAATGTCCTGGCCACACCCATTTCTTGCACCTTCTCAGCACCCGCTTGTTCCCTCTCCCCCAGTACATGCACCCAGGTGATTTCTAATGGCCTTATGTTCTCATGTAGAAGTTCCCCTCACCAGTTGTCTCCCACCCTATCACCATTACCTCCAGCCCCTCACTCTGACAAGCTGCCCATTCCTGGAATTCCGTTCACACCACAATCACATCGAACCTTCTAGTGTCTCAAACCACCATATTCAATTCCTGAGCTTCAAAGGGGCTGGGGCCAACCCCCATCTCTATGGCTGCCCACCGCTCCACCGCCGCCAGCCCAGTCATCCCTTTTCAAGCTTTTCCTGGAAACCTATTCTAACTTGAGGCTTTCTGATGCCCCCTCTTGGCTGAGTTAAAATCCTCTAATGCCCATTGTGTTACCTTACATGTCCACTACCATGtgacaatgcctggcacatagcttTGAAATACTTGAATTAATGAATGCTTAACTCCattccaccccccccaccccgcacccAGTGACTGCTAGGAGGATAAGTTAACCGAGGCGCCTCAGGACTAAATGTTGAAGGACAGCGTGATGGAAGGGAGCGGATGAGGGCAGATGGTAAGGTCAGCAAGAGGCCAGGGTGGGGCGGCGGGGAATGTGAGCGAGCGTAAGGGGTCGTTGTGTCCGCCAGGGGGCGCAGCGCCTCCGCCAAGCGTCCTCCGGGAGAGTAAGAACTACACCTCCCAGCGGCCCTCGGAGGACGCGGCCCTTCCCACGCAGGCGCGGCTTCTGGAACTCGTAGTTCGCGCGGGGACCCTCCTTGGGAGGCAGAGGATCTCTTTCTAGGTCGCGAAAAAGGTGCAGGGCTGGGTTCTTCCCGCCTTCCTCGGTCTCCATGGTGACGGCTCTGGCTGCGGCCCGGGACTTGGCAGCGGCGGggccctctccccactccctcctCCTCACCATCTGCTCCGCCCGCACACCTGGCCGGGAGCCGCGGCCGTCGCCTCCGCACGCGGGCCTGGGCCGCCGCCGCCACAAGGTGGCGCGCGTGGACAACTCCGCGGACTCCAACTCGCTGAGACCCGGGCGTCCCGGCCCCCGGCTCCTCCTCCCCAAGATGCAGGGGCTTCTCAAAAAGGCAAAGATGAGCGATCCAGAGTCCCAGCGAGATGAAGCTGGAGGCTAGAGGCCCCCTGGGCAGTGGCTGTCGGGTCCTTAGTCGGCGGAGCCCGCCCGCCGCTCTGTCTGCTCCGCCCGTCCCTCTCCAGTGGGACCTGTGCCACATCATGAAAATTTAATCCCAAATGCATTTGCGGCCCGACGCGGGGAGGCGGTGGGGAAAAGAGCACTCCCCGGGGTCCGGGCTCCGGAAGTGGGATCAGCCCCGAGAGGAGGGGCTGCTCCGGCCGCAGAGGTGCGGCAGGACCTGTCTGCAGGCCTGGACGATCGAGAGAGTCCCGGATTGACCTCAGAGGGGCCGGGAGAGATCCTATGGGGCGGGACAGATCTCAGGGGGGCGGGGCAGAACTCAACGGGCGGGGACAGATCCCAGCGCTCAAGAACAAATCTCAGAGGGTGTTGACGGATCCCAGCGGTTGGGACGGATCCCAGAAGGCGGGAACAGATCCCAGGGGGCGGGGCATAGCTCAGAGGGCGGGAACAGATCCCGGGGGGTGGGGCCGAACTCCGAGGGCGGAGACAATCTGAGGATGACACAGAACGCAGAGGACCCAACAGATCTCAGAGGTGTGGGGAAAGAATTCAAAGGGAGGAGGGAGCTCTGGGGGTCATGTAACTGTAGGGGTGCGACTCAGAGGGGAAAAGAATCAGGGGGTGGAGGGCGAAACTGAGTGAGAAGGAACTGGGGTGGGGAATGAGTTCGGACAGGAAATGGAAGTGGAAGTGGGTGGAATTCAAAAAGGAGAAGATGGAAATTCTGAGGAAGGATAGGATAGAGTCAAAGGCGAAGGAACCGGGTGGAGGGGGAACTGGGAGGGGAGGAGTCGGGGGGATAGAccttgggggtgtgtgtgcagaGGTTAAGAGAGGAGACGTGGAACTGGAGGGCACAGAGTTTGGGAGAAGTAGAACTGGGAGAGTGAAACGCCAGGAGGTAAACTCAAGGGAAGATGGTATTCTATGGAAAGGAAATGGGGAACAAAACAGAGAAGACGAAATTGGGGGGAACTGAAGCAGGGGAAGCAAACTTCGGCAGGGGGAGATAACtcaaggggagaaagaaaaatccGGCATAGAGGGATCTGGGAGTCATGGAACTGCGGGGAGTAACGGGAGAGGAGGGAGTTGGGGGTGCTGCAACTCAGAGGAGCGTGCGGAGAGCCCAGGGGCGTGGTCTTGGACCAAAAGGGCAAGGACAGAACGGtatgggggcggggcggggcggggctagAGCTCTCTGGGCGGGGCCTGTCCCtcgccccgccccaccccgggCGCTGGGTCCGGCGACAGCCCCCGGGCAGCCGGCACTGGCTGCCTCCTTCCCCCCCGAGCGGAGCTGCGGGGCCGGCCGGGCCGGGGCGGACCCCGGGAGCCCGGACACGGCCGCCCGGGCCCGCGGGCGGGGGGATCGGTGGGGCTAAGGGGAGGCAGGGGCCGCCACCATGGAGTTCCGTCAGGAGGAGTTTCGGAAGCTGGCGGGTCGCGCCCTCGGGAGGCTGCACCGGTGAGCGCGGCGGGGGCTCCCGGGCGGGGAAGGGGCGAGGGGGTCCAAGGAGCACCCCGGCTCCCACCTGGGCGGAGATGGACAGAGGGACAGGGGCCACCCGGGGCTGGGCGTCTACCTATCTGTCCCGCGGTCTCCCTGCGTCCCCGACGGCGCTGCTGTCCCTCCTCGGGTCTAGTCCACCATCCAGTTGGCTTCTCTGCATCCCACCCTAGCCCCAAGCTCTGCGCCTCTCTCCGGGTCTGCGAATCCCCCTCTCCCGGGAGtctcctccccacctctctcccaTTTTCCTCTCTGTCCACCTGTCTTTCGGGATTGTCatcccctctctctgtctctcattcCGCTTTCTCTCTGGGTCTCTGTCCCCCTCTCTCTTGGTCTCTGTCCCCCTTTCACTGGGTTTCTGTCCCCCTCACTCTGGATCTCTGTCCCCCTCTCTTTCTGGGTCTCTGCCCCCTGTTTTGGTCTCTGTTTCCTATGTCTGGGTCTCTGTTTCCCCTATGCTGggtctctttccatctctcttttttcagtttctgtCCTGCAGAGATTTAATCTGAAGCTAAAGCGGATTGGGGCCCATCAGTCCTTGTCCTTGAGGGGGTTAAGCTGGGAGGAGGAGGCCCGGAATCCTGGGGCCCTAAGGAGAAGGGAGCCCTTGAAGTAGGGCCAGCTTCCCCAAGGAGATACGCCAGACCCGTGAGGGGGGCTTCCTTTGGCTGGGAGGTGACAGCAGCAACCTGGGTGTCCCTCAGGGCAGTCTGGACACTTCCCCACAGTCTCCCACTACCAACCCCAGCCCTGGCTCCAAGTCAGATAAATTACTCAGCAGCGGAAAACCTAAAAATATCTGGCCACAGTGGTGGAGGAGGTGGCCTGCTCAGACCCTGGCCCCACCTGCCATTTACCCTCAGTCCATCTCACGCGGCCATTCCAGTCCTTTCCTAAGTCTAACCTAGTCTTGCGTGCTGCAGATCAGCTCTAGTAACACAAGAGATGGGAACGACACTGGGCAgaagggagggggcaggaggatgGTGCAGTGATGGGGGAAGGGGCTGAGATAACCTCACCCCTTCTTTCCCCAATTTTCCAGCCCCTCCCCATCCTTTTCTCGCCTCCTTTCACGAGTTTCTCAAAATACATCAGTGCGAAgtcaggagagagaaggagacatGCTGAggaggggcctggggtggggtggcagcAGAGGGATGTTTTCCTCagcgccccctccccccacccagtcTTGCTTCTCAGCTTCTCATCTGTGTCTaggtttctctcttcctctcctctgtctcaccTTTACTTCTCTGGGCTGCCTCCCAGGACCCCAGAGATCCCGGAGCTCAGTGCTCTCAGGAAAAGCCACTAAGGATTTTGAGCTGAGAAAAAATTCTAGCGTTCACTGCGGATGGTTGGGAAATCCCCTGTGTTGGACACAACACCCTGCTCCCATGCAATCCCCTAGATGAtgttggagaaactgaggcccacttTGGGAATGGGGAAGGGACAGGGATCATATAATGAGTGCAGGAGCCCAGGGCAGGCACCCTCAAAGCCTGAACTAGAGGTTGCAGATTTTCCTTGATATGAATGATGTTAGCTAGTGTGCCTGGAAGATTCCCCAGGAGCAGGAAACAGACGGTAACCCAGGCAGGCCAGGACAAGGACATGGATGGGGTGGGAGAGAGACCACTTGGAGGGGAAGAGCCTCCTTTCCGAGAGCCAGGCTCCGGGCTGGGCCATGGTAGGGACCAGGAAAGGACCAGGCCTCCTGGCTGCTCTGTGTGTGACCTTGGATGTGCTACTTTCacctcctgagcctcagtttccttagttGTATGATGGGAAGATAAGGGACAGCCATGCAGAAATAGGGAGACAGAGATCTAGGAAGGATGACATTGAGAcgccttcttccttcttcttagCTGCCTCCCAAGCCCCATTTTTTCTCATCACCAAGCCCATAAGCCTGAGTTCAGGAGAATCCAGTGAGGAGAGATGAAGGGTGATCTCCAACCAGGTCTTCTAGacccaccccacctccctctGGTGTAGAAGGGCTAACATCTCCTAATATTGGCAATGAATATCAAATTTCAGGGGCTGCAATGACATCTTGGGTCATATATCATCTGATGTCAGCCTGGGTCAAAGTGTAATATCTCATTGGCTTGATAGGTTCTGATGGGAGAGGGTAAGGAAGTCCCTGCTATCCAGTCCTATTCATTCTAGGGGACTCAGTTCCCCCCTCTTTTTGGGTGTCTGTCCCCCTCTCTCTAGGTCTCAGCCATTCTCCTTCTGCTTCCTGCCTTCTGCCCCCCATCTCTGTTCTCCCCCCTGTTTCTTAATTGTCCCTTCTACCTCCTTAAGTTCTAGGATGGGGAGGGGTGGCTGTGTTCTCTCATCTCTTCCACCCCCTTCCCCAAGGCCGTCTGGCTGTTCTTTCCTCCCCCGTCCCAGTCTCCTGCGCCTCCATCTGTtccagcccctttctgggatccAGCCTGAGCCTCTGGCTGCCTCCCCGCCTCGGAGAAGTGCCGCACCTCACAAATCGCATCTCCAGCCTGTCCCTCCCCAGTCTCCTAGTTTCTCCATCTTTAACAGAGCCTTTTCCTCAACATTCTGAATCTTGGTCCCTTACTCTCTGTGTCTACATCCCAACCCCCAGTCCTCGTCTCTCTCTGGGTCTCTGATCTTCTCTGGATCTCTGTCCCTCTCGACCCTCCAgtgtctctgtccctctctctctggGTCTGCCCCCTTCTCTTCCTTTGAGTCTTTGTCCCTCTCTCTCTGCATCTAACCCCTTCCTGCCCGCCCACCCCCACCAGGTTTCTGTCCATCCCTCTCTGGGCTTTTGTTCCACTCTCTAGGTCTCTATCTCTGCCTCTCTAAGTCTATCTTTTGCTCTCTGGATTTGTTTCCCTCCTTCTTCAGTGTGTTTGTGCACCCCCCACCTCACTCTCGCCATCtgcatctcttcctttctctgtgtctctgtccccACCTCCCTGGGACTCTGTCACGTTTCTTTTGGGTTACTCCCCACCTGTCTCGGGATGCCTCCCTCTCCCTGCAGCCTCTCTCTGGGTTCCAGGCGTCCCTCCCAGTACCCTATCCGTCATCACAGACTCAATCCTGGATCCAGAACGGGCGGGGGCGAGAGCCGTGCTGGGGACTGAGCCAATCCCCCTGCCAGGGCCATCTGTTCCCTGCCAGGACACCACCCTCTACTCCCCCTCCCTATCTCCCTAAGGCTGAAGGCCTGAAGTCAAGGTTCCCCAGGGGTGCGGTGGATGGGTCGCTGGATTCCAGGGCCCTGCATCTTTCCCCACCTCCTTTGTTCTCGGGAATGGGCTTTGCTGGCTGCGATGGATGGAGTCTGCTGCATGTCGACCCCACACCTGGGGCCTGGAAGCAGGAAAGGGCATGCCACCGGTGGGGGGTGGCTGGGCAGGGGAGGAGGGGGTCTGTATATATAGCAGACGTAAGTGGCTGAGAAGCATCTGTTCTTTTGACACCTTTGCTGAAGCGTCTCCTTAGCACCTTTTGCTTCCTCAAATAGACTCATATTTGGGAGAGGGGGCTGGAGAGAGTCTCCGAgacttggggtgggggctggggacagGCTCTTGGATCCCAAGGGTAGCCTGGAGCCAgggctggaggaggaggggaCTGGGGACTAGACGCCTGAGTCTGAAAGAGGAGGAGGCTGGAGGGTCTGATTTGCTGGGTGGAGAGAGGAGGAGACTGACGGCGCCGACTTCGAGGGTCTTTGACTCTTGCTGCCCGGCAGCCTCCTGGAGAAGCGGCAGGAAGGTGCCGAGACGCTAGAGCTGAGCGCTGACGGGCGCCCAGTGACCACGCAGACCCGGGACCCCCCGGTCGTGGACTGCACCTGTTTTGGCCTCCCGCGCCGCTACATCATCGCCATCATGAGCGGTCTGGGCTTCTGCATCAGCTTTGGCATCCGCTGCAACCTGGGCGTGGCCATCGTCTCCATGGTCAACAACAGCACCACCCACCGCGGGGGCCACGTGGTGGTGCAGGTAGCTCGGGGGCGGGGCCTAACCGGCATGGTCCACGCCCCACTACGGTGCTCCCAGGAGCCCGCGCAGCGGCTTAGCGAGAGTGGCTCCGCCCACCGTACCGCCCCGGGGGCGTGCTCCTACATAAGCCCCGCCCCCTTTGAGGTCCCTGTGGGTAAACCGTAGTCTGCGCCGGGTATCGGGTCcccgcggccccgccccgcccaccCATGCGTTGCCCCCGCTCCATTTGGAGCCTCGTAGCAACTTGGCTCACGCCTGTGCTCCACGCAGGTCTTGGCGTCGCAGCTACTTAATCCCAGTCCCACCTCAGGCCCCGCCCAGAATTTTGAGCCTGGCTTTTCTGAAGACCCCACCCTCCCATGCCTGTGTCCCCCTATCCCCTTTCCAATCAGGCCTGTCCTTTCGGCTAGTTCTGGTCCCTGCCTAGACACCATCCAGGTCATGCAGCTAAAAGTTCATAAGTTGAATAGAAGTGGAAAAGGATCCCAACCCATACAGGGTCCCTAGCCATTCAGGGAAGGGGCACTGAGGTAGGGAAGCAAGCTAAGCCAGGCTGCTTGGCAGTAACAGGCCCCGTTGCTAAGGTCGTACGACCCTAGCAACCTGCGTGAGCAGAGTTTGACTCTGacaggaggtggggtgggggcgcggAATCCTTGCTTGCTGATTGGCTGAAGGGCTGAGTCTGAGGGTTCTGATTGGTGGAGGGACAGAGCCTAGGGCCGGGCGGCGGGTTTGATGTGCCTTTTGGTCCCCAGAAAGCCCAGTTCAGCTGGGACCCAGAGACTGTCGGCCTCATCCATGGCTCCTTTTTCTGGGGTTACATTGTCACCCAGATTCCTGGAGGATTTATTTGCCAAAAATTCGCAGCCAACAGGTACGGGGTGAGGTCTTGAGATGGGCTGGAACCACAGTCATGAGAGTGGAGTTGGAGCGTGTGACCTTAATTTGGGGGGCTGGTCCCAGGAAAATGGGAGGAGCTTGGATTCGGGGGCGGAGTCCTCGAGAAAGGCGGGGCCATGTAATTGTAGAGGGCTGGAGTCACAGACAGGGTGGGGCCTAGGTTATTGGTGCCCTCTCCTGCGACCTCCGACCCATCCACCAGGGTCTTCGGCTTTGC
The genomic region above belongs to Tamandua tetradactyla isolate mTamTet1 chromosome 16, mTamTet1.pri, whole genome shotgun sequence and contains:
- the PIH1D1 gene encoding PIH1 domain-containing protein 1 isoform X3 — its product is MRTLQGGGLFPRRMADSKLLVPELSEAETVGAETARFEELLLQASKELQQAQTSRPESTQIQPQPGFCIKTSSSEGKVFINICHSPSIPPPADMTEDELLQMLEQDQAGFRIPMSLGEPHAELDAKGQGCTAYDVAVNSDFYRRMQNSDFLRELVITIAREGLEDKYSVHLNPEWRILKNRPFLGSISQQNIRSQQRPRIQELGDLHTQDASSPAAQEGPEKPHLNLWLEAPDLLLAEIDFPKLCPYTELLCLAHVIMVTLLGQGGGGG
- the PIH1D1 gene encoding PIH1 domain-containing protein 1 isoform X2 codes for the protein MADSKLLVPELSEAETVGAETARFEELLLQASKELQQAQTSRPESTQIQPQPGFCIKTSSSEGKVFINICHSPSIPPPADMTEDELLQMLEQDQAGFRIPMSLGEPHAELDAKGQGCTAYDVAVNSDFYRRMQNSDFLRELVITIAREGLEDKYSVHLNPEWRILKNRPFLGSISQQNIRSQQRPRIQELGDLHTQDASSPAAQEGPEKPHLNLWLEAPDLLLAEIDFPKLDGALGLSLEIGENRLVVGGPQQLYHLDTYIPLRINSEESKAAFHRKRKQLLVAMPLLSVPS
- the PIH1D1 gene encoding PIH1 domain-containing protein 1 isoform X1; translated protein: MRTLQGGGLFPRRMADSKLLVPELSEAETVGAETARFEELLLQASKELQQAQTSRPESTQIQPQPGFCIKTSSSEGKVFINICHSPSIPPPADMTEDELLQMLEQDQAGFRIPMSLGEPHAELDAKGQGCTAYDVAVNSDFYRRMQNSDFLRELVITIAREGLEDKYSVHLNPEWRILKNRPFLGSISQQNIRSQQRPRIQELGDLHTQDASSPAAQEGPEKPHLNLWLEAPDLLLAEIDFPKLDGALGLSLEIGENRLVVGGPQQLYHLDTYIPLRINSEESKAAFHRKRKQLLVAMPLLSVPS